In the Populus trichocarpa isolate Nisqually-1 chromosome 1, P.trichocarpa_v4.1, whole genome shotgun sequence genome, one interval contains:
- the LOC7467963 gene encoding L-ascorbate oxidase, protein MGTLTYNFLVETFSRSFKRLIIWCILLYMIQCSSATSNKTGNHFYKWKVEYMYWSPDGIENVVMGINGQFPGPTIRARAGDIVHVQLTNKLHTEGVVIHWHGIRQKGTPWADGTASISQCVINPGETFDYRFTVDRAGTYFYHGHYGMQRSAGLYGSMIVDVAEGEKEPFHYDGEFDLLLSDWWHKSVHHQEVGLSSRPMRWINEPQALLINGRGQYGCSLAAHHGNSSFSQCNITGHEQWAPYILHVDPNKTYRIRIASTTALASLNLAIGNHKMMVVEADGNYLQPFETNDLDIYSGESYSVLLKTSQDSSQNYWISFGVRGREPHTPQALTILNYKTNSASKLPLSPPPVTPRWDDYAHSKAFSNKIKALDHKSIPKPSPTYHRRIVLLNTQNKMNGYTKWSINNVSLSIPATPYLGSIRFGLRDAFDQTKPPEDFPGHYDVMKPPVNPNTTTGSGVYMLGYYSTVDVILQNANALTENVSEIHPWHLHGHDFWVLGYGEGKFTKSDEKKFNLKNPPYRNTAVIFPYGWTALRFVADNPGVWAFHCHIEPHLHLGMGVVFAEGVQHVAKIPKEALSCGLTGKRFMTGSHLG, encoded by the exons ATGGGGACGCTGACTTACAACTTCTTGGTTGAAACATTTTCAAGAAGTTTCAAGCGTCTCATTATTTGGTGTATTTTACTTTATATGATCCAATGTTCATCGGCGACTTCTAATAAGACTGGAAACCATTTTTACAAATGGAAAGTGGAGTACATGTACTGGTCTCCAGATGGGATAGAAAATGTTGTGATGGGAATCAATGGCCAGTTCCCTGGTCCAACAATCCGTGCTAGAGCTGGGGATATAGTTCATGTGCAACTCACAAACAAACTCCACACTGAGGGGGTTGTCATTCACTGGCATGGAATCAGACAG AAAGGAACACCATGGGCAGATGGGACTGCTTCCATTTCACAGTGTGTCATTAACCCCGGAGAAACCTTCGATTATAGGTTCACTGTTGACAGA GCAGGAACGTATTTCTACCATGGACACTATGGAATGCAAAGATCAGCAGGGTTGTACGGTTCCATGATAGTGGATGTGGCAGAAGGAGAGAAGGAGCCTTTCCACTATGACGGTGAGTTTGACCTGTTGTTAAGTGACTGGTGGCACAAAAGTGTTCATCACCAAGAAGTTGGCCTTTCTTCCAGACCAATGCGTTGGATTAATGAACCCCAG GCCCTACTTATCAATGGAAGAGGACAATATGGGTGTTCCCTGGCAGCTCATCACGGCAACTCCTCTTTTAGCCAGTGCAATATAACAGGACATGAACAATGGGCCCCTTATATCCTGCATGTGGATCCAAACAAGACCTACAGAATAAGAATCGCCAGCACTACTGCTCTTGCTTCTCTCAACTTGGCCATTGGG AATCACAAAATGATGGTGGTGGAAGCCGATGGAAATTATCTGCAACCATTTGAGACTAATGATTTGGACATTTATTCTGGTGAGAGTTACTCAGTCCTATTAAAAACAAGTCAAGACTCCTCCCAAAACTATTGGATTTCTTTTGGTGTAAGAGGAAGAGAACCTCACACCCCACAGGCCCTAACCATATTAAACTACAAGACCAACTCTGCATCGAAACTCCCTCTTTCACCACCTCCTGTAACTCCCAGATGGGATGATTATGCTCACAGCAAGGCATTCTCTAACAAGATTAAGGCCCTGGATCATAAAAGTATCCCTAAGCCTTCACCGACTTACCACCGTAGGATTGTCCTGCTAAACACCCAGAACAAGATGAATGGCTATACCAAGTGGTCTATCAATAATGTTTCCCTGTCAATACCTGCCACTCCTTACTTGGGGTCCATCAGATTCGGCCTGCGGGATGCTTTTGACCAAACAAAGCCACCTGAGGATTTTCCAGGACATTATGATGTTATGAAACCACCAGTTAATCCTAACACCACTACTGGAAGCGGGGTTTACATGCTAGGTTACTATAGCACAGTGGATGTTATATTGCAAAATGCAAATGCATTGACAGAAAATGTAAGTGAAATACACCCATGGCATTTGCATGGTCATGATTTTTGGGTGCTAGGGTATGGAGAAGGGAAGTTCACCAAATCTGACGAGAAGAAATTCAACTTGAAAAATCCACCTTACAGAAACACAGCAGTGATATTTCCTTACGGATGGACGGCACTGAGGTTTGTGGCAGATAATCCAGGAGTATGGGCCTTCCATTGCCATATCGAGCCACATTTGCATTTGGGGATGGGCGTGGTTTTTGCTGAAGGTGTCCAGCATGTTGCTAAGATTCCTAAGGAAGCCCTTTCTTGTGGTTTGACTGGGAAGAGGTTCATGACTGGAAGCCATTTGGGCTAA
- the LOC7467961 gene encoding vesicle-associated membrane protein 714 yields the protein MAIIYAVVARGTVVLSEFSAVTGNTGAVARRILEKLPSEADSRLCFSQDRYIFHILRSDGLTFLCMANDTFGRRIPFTYLEDIHMRFMKNYGRVAHYAPAYAMNDEFSRVLHQQMEFFSSNPSADTLSRVRGEVGEIRTIMVENIEKILERGDRIELLVDKTATMQDGAFHFKKQSKGLRRALWMKNAKLLALLTCVIVLLLYIIIAACCGGITLPSCRS from the exons ATGGCGATCATTTATGCGGTAGTGGCGAGGGGAACGGTGGTGCTGTCTGAGTTCAGCGCGGTGACGGGAAACACAGGAGCGGTGGCGAGACGGATCCTGGAGAAGCTTCCATCGGAAGCTGATTCAAGGCTTTGCTTCTCGCAAGATCGTTACATATTTCACATACTCAGATCCGATGGCCTCACTTTTCTCTGTATGGCAAACGACACCTTCGGCA GGAGGATTCCGTTTACGTACTTGGAGGACATTCACATGAGGTTCATGAAAAACTATGGACGAGTTGCTCACTATGCGCCAGCCTATGCAATGAATGATGAGTTCTCAAGGGTCCTGCATCAGCAAATGGAATTCTTCTCCAGCAATCCTAGTGCTGATACTCTCAGTCGTGTAAGAGGTGAAGTTGGCGAG ATCCGTACAATTATGGTAGAAAACATCGAGAAAATACTTGAGAGAGGTGACCGAATTGAGCTTCTTGTTGACAAAACAGCAACGATGCAAGATGGTGCATTTCACTTCAAGAAACAGTCCAAGGGCCTTCGAAGAGCTCTCTGGATGAAGAATGCTAAGCTCTT GGCCCTGCTGACATGCGTGATTGTTTTGTTGCTGTACATAATAATTGCTGCTTGTTGTGGAGGCATCACTCTACCTTCATGCAGATCTTGA
- the LOC7467960 gene encoding transcription factor SRM1: MSSHLSSWSRLEDKQFEQALVLFPEETPRRWEKISSYVPGKSWREVRKHYEDLVHDVLEIDSGRVEVPLYDQDELWGDSTTSLGGAAAESRSGKEREHTERRKGTPWTEEEHRLFLIGLQKYGKGDWRSISRNAVVSRTPTQVASHAQKYFLRLNSVKKEKKRSSIHDITATNATHSMAQTSHDPNWNFELMDQSVDEPLSRPANFFHDQGNPLAYQGFGFPM; this comes from the exons ATGAGTAGCCATCTCTCCTCTTGGTCTCGGCTAGAAGACAAGCAATTCGAGCAGGCCCTTGTTTTGTTCCCTGAGGAAACGCCAAGACGGTGGGAAAAGATTTCAAGCTATGTTCCTGGAAAGAGTTGGCGTGAAGTAAGGAAACATTACGAGGATTTGGTTCACGATGTCTTGGAGATTGACTCTGGACGAGTTGAGGTGCCGCTTTATGATCAGGATGAGTTGTGGGGCGACTCGACTACGAGTTTGGGTGGTGCTGCTGCTGAGTCTAGATCAGGAAAGGAGAGAGAGCATACAGAGAGGAGGAAAGGAACTCCTTGGACAGAAGAAGAGCACAG GCTGTTCTTGATTGGACTGCAAAAATATGGGAAGGGAGATTGGAGGAGTATTTCAAGAAATGCAGTTGTGTCAAGAACACCTACACAGGTGGCCAGTCATGCCCAGAAGTATTTTCTTCGTCTAAACTCAgtgaagaaggaaaagaaaaggtctaGCATACATGACATTACTGCAACTAATGCGACCCATTCAATGGCACAAACCAGTCATGATCCAAATTGGAATTTTGAGCTGATGGACCAATCGGTGGATGAACCACTGAGCCGCCCAGCAAACTTTTTCCATGATCAAGGAAACCCACTAGCCTATCAAGGGTTCGGATTTCCCATGTGA
- the LOC7467964 gene encoding leucine-rich repeat protein 1 has protein sequence MAAQTWIWTSLTVVVTVILTVVNANSEGDALFTLRKSLSDPDNVLQSWDPTLVNPCTWFHITCNQDNRVTRVDLGNSNLSGHLVPELGRLEHLQYLELYKNNIQGIIPTELGNLKSLVSLDLYNNNISGTIPPSLGKLKSLVFLRLNDNRLTGPIPRDLANVSSLKVVDVSSNDLCGTIPTNGPFEHIPLNNFENNPRLEGPELLGLASYGTNCS, from the exons ATGGCTGCACAGACATGGATATGGACTAGTCTAACTGTCGTGGTAACTGTAATTTTGACTGTGGTGAATGCTAACTCAGAAGGCGATGCTTTGTTTACGCTGAGAAAGAGCTTGTCGGATCCGGATAACGTTCTCCAGAGCTGGGATCCGACTCTTGTTAACCCTTGCACTTGGTTTCACATCACTTGCAACCAGGATAATCGCGTCACTCGCGT GGACTTGGGGAACTCAAATCTATCTGGACATCTAGTACCTGAACTTGGAAGACTAGAGCATTTGCAATATCT GGAGctttataaaaacaacattcaagGAATTATCCCCACTGAGCTAGGTAACTTGAAGAGCCTCGTTAGCTTGGACTTGTACAACAACAACATTTCAGGGACCATTCCTCCTTCACTGGGGAAGTTGAAGTCCCTTGTCTTTTT ACGACTTAATGATAACCGATTAACTGGACCCATTCCCAGGGATCTCGCCAATGTTTCAAGCCTCAAAGTTGT GGATGTCTCGAGCAATGATTTATGTGGAACAATTCCTACTAATGGACCTTTTGAACACATCCCTTTGAACAA CTTTGAGAACAATCCTCGACTGGAAGGTCCGGAGTTGCTGGGACTTGCGAGTTACGGCACAAATTGCTCATGA
- the LOC7478503 gene encoding uncharacterized protein LOC7478503 encodes MLGNYVKKPALELAALSRLQFYREIHGRNKKAMEFIAKGWSALKEVDRVIDYCERNDKRLIPLLRTAKENFQLALEVDNSNTHARYWLSKLHLKYHVPGQNHAIGVALLVEAANMGDPEAQYELGCRLRVENDYVQSDQQAFYYIEKAVEKLHPGALYLLGAVYLTGDCVKKDIASALWCFHRASEKGHVGAAIAYGSLLLRGAQVPEHLTKFSLKRGSSAKKMNSAENTEMNPVERAKEQFQIAAKAGSDLGLKWLQRLEEEENRLLAESHSKESSSQN; translated from the exons ATGCTTGGAAATTATGTCAAGAAGCCAGCTCTAGAGCTCGCTGCTCTTAGTCGTCTCCAGTTCTAT AGAGAGATCCATGGTAGAAATAAGAAGGCGATGGAGTTCATTGCGAAAGGATGGAGTGCTTTGAAGGAAGTGGATAGAGTCATTGATTACTGCGAACGCAATGATAAACGTCTTATCCCTCTCCTCAGA ACAGCGAAGGAGAATTTTCAGCTGGCTTTGGAGGTTGACAACTCCAATACCCATGCTAGGTATTGGTTGTCCAAATTGCATCTGAAGTACCATGTTCCAGGGCAAAATCATGCTAT AGGAGTTGCTTTATTAGTGGAAGCTGCAAATATGGGTGATCCAGAAGCACAATATGAATTAGGTTGTCGTCTAAGAGTTGAG AATGATTATGTCCAATCAGATCAACAAGCTTTCTATTATATAGAGAAGGCAGTTGAAAAg TTGCATCCTGGTGCTCTTTACCTTCTTGGTGCTGTATACTTGACGGGGGATTGTGTGAAGAAAGATATCGCCTCAGCTTTGTGGTGTTTCCATAGGGCATCGGAGAAG GGACATGTTGGTGCTGCTATAGCATATGGATCTCTCCTCCTTAGAG GCGCTCAGGTtccagaacatctaacaaaatTCAGTTTGAAGAGGGGTTCATCTGCGAAAAAAATGAACAGCGCTGAAAATACTGAGATGAATCCTGTAGAGAGAGCAAAGGAACAGTTCCAGATTGCAGCAAAAGCAGGATCTGATCTTGGATTAAAGTGGCTGCAAAGACTTGAAGAGGAAGAGAATCGTCTCCTTGCGGAGAGTCATTCTAAGGAATCATCCTCCCAAAACTAA